One Drosophila kikkawai strain 14028-0561.14 chromosome 3L, DkikHiC1v2, whole genome shotgun sequence genomic window carries:
- the LOC108071568 gene encoding serine protease 1 codes for MKFLIILALAVAASAFPEAQLQHRNREMPVVGDIEGRITNGKTASVGQFPYQVGLSLKLSALSSAWCGGSLIGNQWVLTAAHCTDGVQSVTVYLGATVRTSPEVSHTVSSSSIIIHSGWNSANLRNDISLIKIPSTTYTTKIKAVALPAIASSYSTYAGETVIASGWGRQSDSSSGVATNLAYAEMTVIANSVCAATYGTSIVVSSNICVSTTGGISTCNGDSGGPLVTKSTIQVGLTSFGAAAGCEKGYPAAFTRVTSYLDWIKTKTGISY; via the exons ATGAAGTTCCTGATCATCCTTGCCCTGGCCGTGGCCGCCTCTGCCTTCCCCGAAGCGCAGCTGCAGCACCGCAACCGTGAGATGCCCGTCGTCGGCGACATTGAGGGTCGCATCACCAACGGCAAGACCGCCTCCGTGGGTCAGTTCCCCTACCAGGTGGGACTTTCCCTCAAGCTGAGCGCTCTGTCCAGCGCCTGGTGCGGTGGCTCTCTGATCGGCAACCAGTGGGTCCTGACCGCTGCTCACTGTACCGATGG TGTCCAGTCCGTGACTGTCTACCTGGGCGCCACCGTGCGTACCTCCCCCGAGGTTAGCCACACCgtctccagcagcagcatcatcatccaCTCTGGCTGGAACAGCGCCAACCTGCGCAACGACATCTCTCTGATCAAGATCCCCAGTACCACCTACACCACCAAGATCAAGGCCGTCGCCCTGCCCGCCATTGCCAGCTCGTACAGCACCTATGCTGGTGAGACTGTTATCGCCTCCGGATGGGGTCGCCAGTCTGACTCCTCCAGCGGTGTGGCCACCAACCTTGCTTACGCCGAAATGACCGTCATTGCCAACTCTGTGTGCGCCGCCACCTACGGAACCTCGATCGTTGTGTCCTCCAACATTTGCGTCAGCACCACCGGCGGTATCTCCACCTGCAACGGTGACTCCGGCGGCCCACTGGTCACCAAGTCGACTATCCAGGTCGGTCTGACCTCCTtcggagctgctgctggttgcGAGAAGGGCTACCCCGCTGCCTTCACCCGTGTGACCAGCTACCTGGATTGGATCAAGACCAAGACTGGCATCTCCTACTAA